The Candidatus Hydrogenedentota bacterium genome has a window encoding:
- the rplW gene encoding 50S ribosomal protein L23 translates to MEYHKIIDRPIVTEESQILRENGNHYVFRVSAWANKHQIREAIEEMYRKEEIKVVSVNTMNYRGKMRRPLGTRRTGRRSQWKKAIVTLRAGDVIELI, encoded by the coding sequence GTGGAATATCATAAAATTATAGACCGCCCGATCGTCACTGAAGAATCTCAGATTCTGCGCGAAAACGGTAATCATTATGTATTCCGTGTGAGTGCATGGGCGAATAAACACCAAATTCGTGAAGCCATCGAAGAGATGTACCGTAAAGAAGAAATCAAGGTGGTTTCCGTAAATACCATGAATTACCGTGGCAAGATGCGGCGGCCTTTAGGTACCCGTCGCACCGGTCGTCGGTCCCAATGGAAAAAAGCTATTGTCACCCTTCGCGCGGGCGATGTGATCGAATTAATCTGA
- the rplB gene encoding 50S ribosomal protein L2, with translation MSLKRFKPYTPSRREMSVSDFSDLTTSKPEKSLLRPTKRISGRNHAGRITLRRRGGGAKRLYRLIDFRRDKIGIPGKVATIEYDPNRTARIALIVYADGEKRYMIAHKGMTVGQKILSGPEAEYELGNTLPLANIPLGSLVYNVELIPGRGGQIARSAGNKCQVLAKEGRFVVLRLPSGEMRRFQSNCQATLGEVGNEEHQNIVLGKAGRTRWLGRRPKVRGVVMNPVDHPMGGGEGRTSGGRHPVTPWGKPTKGAKTRRKKNRSNQFIIRRRNA, from the coding sequence ATGTCGTTGAAAAGATTTAAACCATATACCCCTTCCCGGCGCGAAATGAGTGTGTCAGACTTTTCTGATCTGACCACCAGCAAACCCGAAAAGAGCCTGTTGCGCCCCACAAAACGCATCAGCGGTCGTAATCATGCAGGCCGTATTACGTTACGTCGTCGTGGCGGCGGTGCCAAACGGCTCTACCGTTTAATTGACTTTAGACGGGACAAAATCGGTATTCCCGGAAAAGTAGCGACCATCGAATACGATCCCAATCGGACGGCGCGTATTGCATTGATCGTCTATGCTGATGGTGAAAAACGCTATATGATCGCCCATAAAGGGATGACTGTGGGTCAAAAGATTCTCAGTGGTCCTGAAGCGGAATACGAATTGGGTAATACGCTTCCCTTGGCGAACATTCCCTTGGGAAGTCTCGTTTACAACGTGGAACTGATCCCGGGCAGAGGCGGGCAAATTGCACGCTCTGCCGGCAATAAGTGCCAAGTCCTTGCCAAAGAAGGCCGCTTTGTTGTATTGCGTCTGCCTTCCGGCGAAATGCGGCGTTTCCAAAGCAATTGTCAGGCAACTTTGGGTGAAGTAGGCAACGAAGAACACCAGAACATCGTCCTTGGTAAAGCGGGTCGCACTCGCTGGCTGGGACGGCGTCCGAAAGTGCGCGGCGTTGTCATGAATCCGGTGGATCACCCCATGGGCGGTGGTGAAGGTCGTACTTCGGGCGGTCGTCATCCGGTTACCCCTTGGGGTAAACCCACGAAAGGCGCGAAGACCCGTCGGAAAAAAAACCGGTCTAACCAGTTTATTATTCGACGTCGTAACGCCTAA